Proteins encoded within one genomic window of Amycolatopsis sp. 2-15:
- a CDS encoding phytoene desaturase family protein → MPDAIVVGSGVNGLVAAAELAGAGWSVTLVERNDRLGGFITSEERTLPGYVHDTFSSWHPLFVSGGAYAALGEELHRHGLRYRNAGGPLVASIGDDGHAVVAHRDPEQTAAEFAHAEDRTRYLKALQDFLDHAGPVGGLMGSELRSPLVVKHAGGLARGLGRTGTERWVRDFVSSGRSWCAREFTGSEVDHLWIPWLLHAGLAPDQASGGFLVPVLAATMHGFGLPVVEGGAGRFVEAFRSLLEARGVEIRTGAPVERILVEGGRAVGVVAGGETLRATRAVVVSVTPTALYGELLPAGSVSEQVTDEARRFRYGRAELQIHVALSAPLDWLDERLREIPLVHVSDGSASTGIACAQAEAGLLPDRPTIVVGQQYLLDPSRVPEGAAALWLQLQETPFAPVGDAAGELDVTGGWTPRLATAYADRVLDRIARHAPGLREKVLAVDVITPPDLEAANVNAVAGDPYGGAAEVDQSFLWRPLPSAARHRTPVPGLWHIGASTHPGAGLGGGSGHLVAQSLTTPSRAETAKSTLTSWLRGRRS, encoded by the coding sequence ATGCCGGACGCGATCGTGGTCGGCAGCGGTGTCAATGGCCTGGTCGCGGCCGCCGAGCTGGCCGGCGCCGGCTGGTCGGTGACGCTCGTGGAGCGCAACGACCGGCTCGGCGGGTTCATCACGAGTGAAGAACGCACGCTCCCGGGCTACGTGCACGACACGTTCTCGTCCTGGCACCCGTTGTTCGTCTCGGGCGGGGCCTACGCGGCACTGGGGGAGGAGCTGCACCGGCACGGGCTCCGCTACCGCAACGCCGGCGGTCCGCTCGTCGCGAGCATCGGCGACGACGGCCACGCGGTGGTCGCGCACCGCGACCCGGAGCAGACGGCGGCTGAGTTCGCGCACGCCGAGGATCGCACCCGGTACCTGAAGGCGTTGCAGGATTTCCTGGACCACGCCGGCCCGGTCGGCGGATTGATGGGCTCGGAACTGCGCTCGCCTCTGGTGGTCAAGCACGCCGGCGGGCTCGCGCGCGGCCTCGGCCGCACGGGCACCGAACGCTGGGTTCGTGACTTCGTGAGCAGCGGCCGTTCGTGGTGCGCGCGGGAGTTCACCGGCTCCGAGGTCGACCACCTGTGGATCCCGTGGCTGCTGCACGCGGGCTTGGCGCCCGACCAGGCTTCGGGCGGGTTCCTCGTGCCGGTGCTGGCCGCGACCATGCACGGGTTCGGCCTGCCCGTGGTCGAGGGCGGAGCCGGCCGGTTCGTCGAGGCGTTCCGGTCACTGCTCGAAGCCCGGGGGGTGGAGATCCGCACGGGCGCGCCGGTCGAACGCATCCTCGTCGAGGGCGGGCGCGCGGTCGGTGTCGTGGCCGGCGGCGAGACCCTGCGGGCCACGCGGGCCGTGGTCGTGTCGGTGACGCCGACGGCGCTGTACGGCGAGCTGCTGCCGGCCGGGTCCGTGTCCGAGCAGGTCACCGACGAGGCCCGGCGCTTTCGCTACGGCCGCGCGGAGCTGCAGATCCACGTCGCCCTCTCCGCGCCGCTGGACTGGCTCGACGAGCGGCTGCGCGAGATCCCGCTCGTCCACGTCTCCGACGGCTCGGCCAGTACCGGCATCGCCTGCGCCCAGGCGGAAGCCGGCCTGCTGCCGGACCGCCCGACGATCGTGGTCGGCCAGCAGTACCTGCTCGACCCGTCACGCGTGCCCGAGGGCGCGGCCGCGTTGTGGTTGCAGCTGCAGGAAACGCCGTTCGCCCCGGTCGGCGACGCGGCGGGGGAGCTCGACGTCACCGGCGGCTGGACGCCTCGGCTCGCCACCGCCTACGCCGACCGCGTGCTGGACCGGATCGCGCGGCACGCGCCCGGGCTGCGGGAGAAAGTGCTGGCCGTCGACGTGATCACCCCGCCCGACCTCGAAGCCGCGAACGTCAACGCCGTGGCCGGCGATCCGTACGGCGGCGCCGCCGAAGTCGACCAGAGCTTTCTGTGGCGCCCCCTGCCCAGCGCGGCCCGCCACCGCACGCCGGTGCCGGGCCTGTGGCACATCGGCGCGTCGACGCACCCGGGCGCCGGGCTCGGCGGCGGCTCGGGCCACCTCGTCGCCCAGAGCCTCACGACCCCGTCGCGGGCGGAGACGGCGAAGTCCACGCTGACCTCGTGGTTGAGGGGCCGCCGCTCCTGA
- a CDS encoding LLM class flavin-dependent oxidoreductase, whose protein sequence is MVKPVADGKGFKLGLFSANCSSGLAVTKIPERWSGSWEDNLRLAELADAVGIDFLLPIARWIGYGGETNFHEGVLDPTTLAAALLARTRRITVFTTVHTAFNHPVVVAKQLATADLVGSGRAGINIVAGWNEPEYRALGADLPAEHDARYALAQEWWDVVRRIWTEDGRFDHEGRFFKLEGVEGMPKPPDGPLPVLNAGSSTQGRGFAARNADVAFTIVGGPEDGAGIVRSVRAEAERDHGRQVGVFTLGHVVCRPTRAEAEEYLRYYADEQADWAAVDNLMRLQGLHAQSFTPEMLATFRARFAAGHGSCPLIGTPDEVADRIAAFHEAGFAGMTLSFVDYVGELGYFAQEVLPRLEARGIRAPAG, encoded by the coding sequence ATGGTCAAACCCGTCGCCGACGGCAAGGGGTTCAAGCTGGGGCTGTTCTCGGCCAACTGCTCGTCCGGGCTGGCCGTGACGAAGATCCCCGAGCGCTGGTCGGGCAGCTGGGAGGACAACCTGCGCCTGGCCGAGCTCGCCGACGCGGTCGGGATCGACTTCCTGCTGCCGATCGCGCGCTGGATCGGCTACGGCGGCGAGACCAACTTCCACGAGGGCGTGCTCGACCCGACCACGCTCGCGGCGGCGCTGCTCGCCCGCACCCGGCGGATCACGGTGTTCACCACCGTGCACACGGCGTTCAACCACCCCGTCGTGGTGGCCAAGCAGCTCGCCACCGCCGACCTCGTCGGCTCGGGCCGCGCGGGCATCAACATCGTCGCCGGCTGGAACGAGCCCGAGTACCGCGCGCTGGGCGCGGATCTGCCGGCCGAGCACGACGCCCGCTACGCCCTGGCACAGGAGTGGTGGGACGTCGTCCGCCGGATCTGGACCGAGGACGGCCGGTTCGACCACGAAGGCCGGTTTTTCAAGCTCGAGGGCGTCGAGGGGATGCCGAAGCCGCCCGACGGGCCGCTGCCGGTGCTCAACGCCGGCTCGTCGACGCAGGGCCGCGGCTTCGCGGCGCGCAACGCGGACGTCGCGTTCACCATCGTCGGCGGGCCGGAGGACGGCGCCGGGATCGTGCGGTCCGTCCGCGCGGAAGCGGAGCGCGACCACGGCCGCCAGGTCGGTGTGTTCACCCTAGGCCACGTCGTCTGCCGACCGACCCGCGCCGAAGCCGAGGAGTACTTGCGCTACTACGCCGACGAGCAGGCCGACTGGGCCGCCGTCGACAACCTCATGCGGCTGCAGGGCCTGCACGCGCAGTCCTTCACGCCGGAGATGCTGGCGACGTTCCGCGCGCGGTTCGCCGCCGGCCACGGCAGCTGCCCGCTGATCGGCACGCCCGACGAGGTCGCCGACCGGATCGCCGCGTTCCACGAGGCCGGGTTCGCCGGGATGACGCTGTCGTTCGTGGACTACGTGGGCGAGCTCGGCTACTTTGCCCAGGAAGTGCTGCCGCGCCTCGAGGCCCGCGGAATCCGGGCCCCCGCCGGCTGA
- a CDS encoding helix-turn-helix transcriptional regulator, with protein sequence MTTGLPPSSEDGTLLAPSLHSTRLTDLRDRVQDVTVVHEIEPRRGRPDGTVAVAGLGALNLVVVRYGAQVTVDAFPTRNRFALTVPLGPMWVSAPEVTGKVLTSGFALAGDAHTVMRPDPHAGALVLSTRMSRVEEHLGTLLGRAPSTALRFLPPNAPAAGPAALLDSAWRTACLALADARAPLGPSVLRALEDQLLTAILLGLPHTSSPELLDGPADEPADVVERARTWLEEHHAEPVTVTDLARAAGLGPRQLQAHFRRRLGTTPTALLRDIRLGSAHRALLGADRTVAEIAHSCGFTHLSRFAQEYRARFGELPSETAHRRRPV encoded by the coding sequence GTGACCACGGGATTACCGCCGAGCTCGGAAGACGGCACGCTGCTCGCGCCGTCCCTGCACTCCACCCGGCTCACCGACCTGCGCGACCGCGTGCAGGACGTGACGGTCGTGCACGAGATCGAGCCCCGCCGCGGCCGCCCCGACGGCACCGTCGCCGTGGCGGGGCTCGGCGCGCTGAACCTGGTCGTGGTCCGCTACGGCGCCCAGGTCACCGTGGACGCCTTCCCCACCCGCAACCGGTTCGCGCTCACCGTGCCGCTCGGCCCGATGTGGGTCTCGGCGCCCGAGGTCACCGGCAAAGTGCTCACATCCGGTTTCGCCCTGGCCGGCGACGCCCACACGGTCATGCGCCCCGACCCGCACGCCGGCGCCCTGGTGCTGTCCACGCGGATGTCGCGGGTCGAGGAGCACCTCGGCACCCTGCTGGGCCGCGCGCCGAGCACCGCGCTGCGGTTCCTGCCGCCGAACGCCCCGGCGGCGGGTCCGGCCGCGTTGCTCGACTCCGCGTGGCGCACCGCCTGCCTCGCCCTCGCCGACGCCCGTGCACCGCTCGGGCCGAGCGTGCTGCGGGCGCTGGAGGACCAGCTGCTCACCGCGATCTTGCTCGGCCTGCCGCACACGTCGTCGCCCGAGCTGCTCGACGGTCCCGCCGACGAGCCGGCCGACGTGGTCGAGCGGGCGCGCACGTGGCTGGAGGAGCACCACGCCGAACCGGTGACCGTCACCGACCTCGCCCGCGCGGCCGGCCTCGGGCCGCGCCAGCTGCAAGCGCACTTCCGCCGCCGGCTCGGCACCACGCCGACCGCGCTGCTGCGCGACATCCGGCTCGGAAGCGCGCACCGGGCCCTGCTCGGCGCCGACCGGACGGTGGCCGAGATCGCGCACTCCTGCGGGTTCACGCACCTGAGCCGGTTCGCGCAGGAGTACCGTGCGCGATTCGGCGAGCTCCCCTCGGAGACAGCCCACCGGCGACGGCCGGTCTGA
- a CDS encoding LLM class flavin-dependent oxidoreductase yields MKELLGYFAGDGSVRAVPAVGNTPEVWVLGSSAAGARVAAGLGLPYAFAHHLNARGAVEALLAYRESTVFPTLLSVAVIAADTDERAEWLAGPERLKILSRHHGRRILLPDPETAAAHPYSEADRAELEVRRGHLVVGSPPAVQERLQGLLDRMGPHELMITTPVYDHGDRRHSYELVADLVKRLRPAHSD; encoded by the coding sequence GTGAAAGAGCTGCTGGGCTACTTCGCCGGCGACGGGTCCGTTCGCGCGGTGCCCGCGGTCGGCAACACGCCGGAGGTCTGGGTGCTCGGGTCGAGCGCGGCCGGCGCGCGGGTGGCCGCCGGGCTCGGGTTGCCCTACGCGTTCGCCCATCACCTCAACGCCCGCGGCGCGGTCGAAGCGCTGCTCGCCTACCGCGAGAGCACCGTGTTCCCGACCCTGCTGAGCGTGGCCGTGATCGCGGCGGACACCGACGAACGGGCGGAGTGGCTCGCGGGGCCCGAGCGGCTGAAAATCCTCAGCCGGCACCACGGCCGCCGGATTCTGTTGCCGGACCCCGAAACGGCCGCCGCCCACCCGTACAGTGAGGCCGACCGCGCGGAGCTCGAGGTGCGGCGCGGCCACCTGGTAGTGGGCTCGCCGCCGGCCGTGCAGGAGCGGCTGCAGGGCCTGCTCGACCGGATGGGCCCGCACGAGCTGATGATCACCACGCCCGTGTATGACCACGGGGACCGGCGGCATTCGTACGAGCTCGTCGCGGACCTCGTGAAACGCCTGCGGCCCGCGCACAGTGACTAG
- a CDS encoding putative quinol monooxygenase — protein sequence MIFITVKWQIKPEYADRWPELSREFTEATRAEPGNKWFDWSRSLDDPNEYVLVEAFADDAAAAHVNADHFKKAQADFPQYLQKTPDIINATLDQDTWSELGEMKVG from the coding sequence ATGATCTTCATCACCGTGAAGTGGCAGATCAAGCCGGAGTACGCGGACCGGTGGCCGGAGCTCTCGCGAGAGTTCACCGAGGCCACGCGAGCCGAACCGGGCAACAAGTGGTTCGACTGGTCCCGCAGCCTCGACGACCCGAACGAGTACGTCCTCGTGGAGGCTTTCGCCGACGACGCGGCCGCGGCGCACGTCAACGCGGACCACTTCAAGAAGGCGCAGGCCGACTTCCCGCAGTACCTGCAGAAGACCCCGGACATCATCAACGCCACCCTCGACCAGGACACCTGGTCGGAGCTGGGTGAGATGAAGGTCGGCTGA
- a CDS encoding NAD(P)-dependent alcohol dehydrogenase, translated as MKAVQVVGYDEKLRMTDVPEPEVTGPHDVLVRIGGAGVCRTDLHIIEGQWAEKSGVTLPYTIGHENAGWVQAVGSAVTNVAEGDKVIVHPLITCGLCPACRRGDDVHCENSQFPGIDTAGGYAQVLKTSARSVVKLDDSLEPADVAALADAGLTAYHAAAKASRRLHPGDKCVVIGAGGLGHIGIQVLKAMTAAELIVVDRNADAVKLAESIGADHGVVADGGHVAAVQELTGGHGAEVVVDFVGEGGATRDGVAMLRRAGDYHVVGYGENINIPTIDVISTEINFIGNLVGSYTDLCELMVLAAQDKVKLHTTKYSLDNFQQALDDLDGGRIRGRAILVP; from the coding sequence GTGAAGGCTGTCCAGGTCGTCGGGTACGACGAGAAGCTGCGCATGACCGACGTTCCCGAACCCGAGGTGACCGGGCCGCACGACGTGCTCGTGCGCATCGGCGGGGCGGGCGTGTGCCGTACCGACCTCCACATCATCGAGGGGCAGTGGGCGGAGAAGTCCGGCGTCACCTTGCCTTACACGATCGGGCACGAGAACGCGGGCTGGGTGCAGGCCGTGGGTTCCGCCGTCACGAACGTGGCCGAGGGCGACAAGGTGATCGTGCACCCGCTGATCACGTGCGGGCTGTGCCCCGCGTGCCGGCGCGGCGACGACGTGCACTGCGAGAACAGCCAGTTCCCCGGCATCGACACCGCCGGCGGCTACGCGCAGGTGCTCAAGACGTCGGCGCGCAGCGTGGTCAAGCTCGACGACTCGCTGGAACCCGCGGACGTCGCGGCGCTGGCCGACGCCGGTCTGACGGCGTACCACGCGGCGGCCAAGGCGTCGCGTCGCCTTCACCCGGGTGACAAGTGCGTGGTGATCGGCGCGGGCGGGCTCGGGCACATCGGCATCCAGGTGCTCAAGGCGATGACCGCGGCCGAGCTGATCGTGGTCGACCGCAACGCCGACGCGGTGAAGCTGGCCGAGTCGATCGGCGCGGACCACGGCGTGGTCGCCGACGGCGGCCACGTGGCGGCCGTGCAGGAGCTGACGGGCGGCCACGGCGCAGAGGTCGTGGTCGACTTCGTCGGCGAGGGCGGTGCGACGCGCGACGGCGTGGCGATGCTGCGCCGCGCGGGCGACTACCACGTGGTGGGCTACGGCGAGAACATCAACATCCCGACGATCGACGTGATCTCCACGGAGATCAACTTCATCGGGAACCTCGTCGGCTCCTACACCGACCTGTGCGAGCTGATGGTGCTGGCCGCGCAGGACAAGGTGAAGCTGCACACCACGAAGTACTCGCTGGACAACTTCCAGCAGGCCCTCGACGACCTCGACGGCGGCCGCATCCGCGGGCGGGCGATCCTGGTCCCGTGA
- a CDS encoding iron-sulfur cluster assembly protein, whose amino-acid sequence MPDLEQLARSALDSVYDPELDEPITDLGFVRSVAAVDGELTVHLRLPTSFCSPNFAYLMASDAKDVLTAVAGERRVVVQLDDHHDSDLINRGLAADAGYLGTFGSEAEKDLDELRLTFRRKAHTAAMERALTGLLRANPALPEEDLHDVTLGGLPAGRTTDALLRRRAALGLSVEPGEPVLVDEHGEPYPREEVPLRLRFARSIRISIDGNAHFCRGLLRTRYPGSETDQTTRPHDPSVSAVAGEEARAS is encoded by the coding sequence ATGCCCGATCTCGAACAGCTGGCGCGCAGTGCGCTCGACTCGGTCTACGACCCGGAGCTCGACGAACCCATCACCGATCTGGGGTTCGTGCGTTCCGTGGCCGCCGTCGACGGCGAGCTCACCGTGCACCTGCGGCTGCCGACCTCGTTCTGCTCGCCCAACTTCGCGTACCTCATGGCTTCGGACGCGAAGGACGTGCTCACCGCCGTGGCCGGCGAGCGGCGCGTGGTCGTGCAGCTCGACGACCACCACGACTCCGACCTGATCAACCGCGGCCTCGCCGCCGACGCCGGGTACCTCGGCACGTTCGGCTCCGAGGCCGAGAAGGACCTCGACGAGCTGCGGCTCACCTTCCGGCGCAAGGCCCACACGGCCGCCATGGAGCGGGCGCTGACGGGCCTGCTGCGCGCGAATCCGGCACTGCCTGAAGAGGATCTGCACGACGTGACGCTCGGCGGCCTGCCCGCGGGCCGCACGACCGACGCGCTGCTGCGGCGGCGGGCGGCGCTCGGCCTGAGTGTCGAGCCGGGTGAACCGGTGCTCGTCGACGAGCACGGCGAGCCCTACCCGCGAGAAGAGGTCCCGCTGCGGCTGCGGTTCGCCCGGTCGATCCGGATCTCGATCGACGGCAACGCGCACTTCTGCCGCGGCCTGCTCCGCACGCGTTACCCCGGGTCGGAGACCGACCAGACGACCCGGCCGCACGATCCGTCCGTTTCGGCTGTCGCCGGTGAGGAGGCACGAGCTTCGTGA
- a CDS encoding amidohydrolase family protein, with protein sequence MYSKDGEKYFILDAHVALWDARPENQRNIHGKQFIDCFYDYHRNLSPESEVWPYEDYLYYGGEKLMKDLFTDGYVDHAIFQPAALPAFYNNNFGQTDEAFALTQKHPDKLTYNHCWDPRFGEDGLKQLREDAKRFNLKGAKLYTAEWFGDSRGWKLDDKWSYRYLEAAQELGIKNIHIHKGPTIRPLDRDAFDVADVDKVATDFTDLNFVIEHCGLPRLEDFCWIATQEPNVHAGLAVAMPFIHTRPRYFAQIIGELLYWLDENRIQFSSDYAIWTPKWLVEKFVDFQIPEDMTEYAPLTTDIKKKILGLNAAAMYDIPVPAELQVKNPPADAKAEAAAVA encoded by the coding sequence ATGTACAGCAAGGACGGCGAGAAGTACTTCATCCTCGACGCGCACGTCGCGCTCTGGGACGCGCGGCCGGAGAACCAGCGCAACATCCACGGCAAACAGTTCATCGACTGCTTCTACGACTACCACCGCAACCTCAGCCCCGAGTCCGAGGTGTGGCCGTACGAGGACTACCTCTACTACGGCGGCGAGAAGCTGATGAAGGACCTGTTCACCGACGGGTACGTGGACCACGCCATCTTCCAGCCCGCGGCCCTGCCCGCCTTCTACAACAACAACTTCGGGCAGACCGACGAGGCGTTCGCGCTGACGCAGAAGCACCCCGACAAGCTCACCTACAACCACTGCTGGGACCCGCGCTTCGGCGAGGACGGCCTCAAGCAGCTGCGGGAGGACGCCAAGCGCTTCAACCTCAAGGGAGCCAAGCTTTACACGGCCGAGTGGTTCGGCGACTCGCGCGGCTGGAAGCTCGACGACAAGTGGAGCTACCGCTACCTGGAGGCCGCGCAGGAGCTGGGGATCAAGAACATCCACATCCACAAGGGCCCGACCATCCGGCCCCTGGACCGCGACGCGTTCGACGTCGCGGACGTGGACAAGGTCGCCACCGACTTCACCGACCTCAACTTCGTGATCGAGCACTGCGGCCTGCCCCGGCTGGAGGACTTCTGCTGGATCGCCACGCAGGAGCCCAACGTGCACGCCGGCCTCGCCGTCGCGATGCCGTTCATCCACACGCGACCGCGCTACTTCGCGCAGATCATCGGCGAGCTGCTCTACTGGCTCGACGAGAACCGCATCCAGTTCTCCAGCGACTACGCGATCTGGACGCCGAAGTGGCTCGTCGAGAAGTTCGTGGACTTCCAGATCCCCGAGGACATGACCGAGTACGCGCCGCTCACCACGGACATCAAGAAGAAGATCCTGGGCCTCAACGCCGCGGCCATGTACGACATCCCGGTGCCCGCGGAGCTGCAGGTGAAGAACCCGCCCGCGGACGCGAAGGCCGAAGCGGCGGCGGTTGCCTGA
- a CDS encoding helix-turn-helix domain-containing protein, producing MTRGDGLEPRGDTTPRLRASWQRSARYGVPDDEVKPVFTATVDTGSLLFECGDEVLRGLHATLADEPISLMLTDSEGLVLSRLCGDPGMTRSLDRVHLAPGFSYAESNAGTNGLALALADRTPSLVRAGEHYCTSLRGYTCAAVPVLDPITGALAGSVNLTTWSEQSSGLLLALAQTAAGHTTSLMLARASGRRPRPAPRGEVFRVYADRIDPPELSAAWQHALLEAMDTMGRGRTVAVVGEPGAGKTALAALARRELHPRERVLNARPPAPDDVDAWLAMWSPEVGKADTCVIVSGVDALPAWAAGELAARFTGHPTGFVLTASDSAAIPKPLMSFVDTVVELPPLRLRPDDILPLAHHFAHRARGRAVSFTPAAARALATHDWPENAKQLRRVVAEAAARADTVDTHHLPPEVFTTTGHRLSRLQAMERDEIVRCLAQPGATVVRAAAELGMGRATIYRKMAQYGIKNRQLRS from the coding sequence ATGACACGCGGTGACGGGCTCGAGCCCCGCGGCGACACCACGCCGAGGCTGCGGGCGTCGTGGCAGCGCAGCGCGCGCTACGGGGTGCCCGACGACGAGGTGAAACCCGTGTTCACGGCCACGGTCGACACGGGTTCCCTGCTGTTCGAATGCGGCGACGAGGTGCTGCGCGGCCTGCACGCGACGCTGGCCGACGAACCCATCAGCCTGATGCTCACCGACAGCGAAGGCCTGGTGCTCAGCCGGCTGTGCGGCGACCCGGGGATGACCCGGTCGCTGGATCGGGTGCACCTCGCACCGGGGTTCTCCTACGCCGAGAGCAACGCCGGCACCAACGGCCTCGCCCTGGCGCTGGCCGACCGCACGCCGTCGCTGGTCCGCGCGGGTGAGCACTACTGCACCAGCCTGCGCGGCTACACGTGCGCCGCCGTGCCCGTGCTCGACCCGATCACGGGCGCGCTGGCGGGCAGCGTGAACCTCACGACGTGGTCCGAGCAGTCGTCGGGCCTGCTGCTCGCGCTGGCCCAGACCGCCGCCGGGCACACCACCTCGCTCATGCTCGCGCGCGCCTCGGGCCGCCGCCCGCGCCCCGCTCCGCGCGGCGAGGTCTTCCGCGTGTACGCCGACCGCATCGACCCGCCGGAGCTCTCGGCCGCGTGGCAGCACGCGCTGCTGGAGGCGATGGACACGATGGGCCGCGGCCGCACGGTCGCCGTGGTCGGTGAGCCGGGCGCCGGCAAGACGGCGCTGGCCGCGCTGGCCCGCCGCGAGCTGCACCCGCGCGAGCGCGTGCTCAACGCGCGGCCGCCCGCGCCCGACGACGTGGACGCATGGCTCGCGATGTGGTCGCCGGAGGTCGGCAAGGCCGACACCTGCGTGATCGTCTCCGGCGTCGACGCCCTGCCCGCCTGGGCCGCCGGCGAGCTGGCCGCGCGCTTCACCGGTCACCCGACCGGTTTCGTCCTGACCGCTTCGGATTCCGCGGCGATCCCGAAGCCGCTGATGTCTTTTGTGGACACCGTCGTCGAACTCCCGCCCCTACGCCTGCGGCCCGACGACATCCTCCCGCTGGCCCACCACTTCGCCCACCGCGCTCGCGGCCGCGCCGTCTCGTTCACCCCGGCCGCCGCCCGGGCGCTGGCGACCCACGACTGGCCCGAGAACGCCAAGCAGCTCCGGCGCGTCGTCGCCGAGGCCGCCGCCCGCGCGGACACCGTCGACACGCACCACCTGCCGCCGGAGGTGTTCACGACCACGGGCCACCGGCTCAGCCGCCTGCAGGCGATGGAACGCGACGAGATCGTGCGCTGCCTCGCCCAGCCTGGCGCCACCGTCGTCCGCGCGGCCGCCGAGCTCGGCATGGGCCGCGCGACGATCTACCGGAAGATGGCGCAGTACGGAATCAAGAACCGGCAGCTACGTTCCTGA
- a CDS encoding YkvA family protein, translating to MTGSFWWDLLIGLAGGLLLLWLALVAVLAVARPRGDLLREALRLLPDVLRLIRRLATDRDLPRGVRVRLALLLVYLALPIDLIPDFIPVLGYADDAIVVTLVLRSVVRRAGIDAVRARWPGTEDGFAGLTRLTGL from the coding sequence GTGACCGGCTCGTTCTGGTGGGACCTGCTGATCGGGCTCGCCGGCGGGCTGCTGCTGCTGTGGCTCGCCCTCGTGGCCGTGCTCGCCGTGGCCCGCCCGCGCGGTGACCTGCTGCGGGAGGCGCTGCGCCTGCTCCCCGACGTCCTGCGGCTGATCCGCCGCCTGGCCACCGACCGCGACCTCCCCCGCGGCGTACGGGTACGGCTAGCTCTGCTGCTGGTGTACCTTGCGCTGCCGATCGACCTGATCCCGGACTTCATCCCGGTGCTCGGCTACGCGGACGACGCCATCGTCGTCACCCTGGTGCTGCGCAGTGTCGTGCGCCGCGCCGGGATCGACGCCGTGCGCGCCCGCTGGCCCGGCACCGAAGACGGGTTCGCCGGTCTGACGCGGTTGACCGGCCTCTGA
- a CDS encoding nuclear transport factor 2 family protein, translating into MPWFPDFVNAAELARKQTRVQGHEDPVGQFFAALTGGDAQTLETVWPGEIAVFDPRAGEIRGRKELRHFVHVNQVWLGEQHARAETIATTRVGGRAVVELLAWLGGDGHEVAWPVAVVAESANERSVVFRTYCSQWPVDGHRHLRPPILASADTPLGDVVGHYLAALAAGDADAIVGTFSPTGYLREPIGTHTQHTGPDELREFFTKTFAAGGVHLEPCVVTDDSVRCVLEYNCVAWGRHDVAPQAGVCVFDRGPDGLLSAVRVYDDIEAPAA; encoded by the coding sequence ATGCCGTGGTTCCCGGACTTCGTCAACGCCGCCGAGCTGGCACGCAAGCAGACCCGCGTCCAGGGGCACGAGGATCCCGTCGGGCAGTTCTTCGCGGCGCTGACCGGCGGCGACGCGCAAACGCTCGAGACGGTCTGGCCCGGCGAGATCGCGGTGTTCGACCCGCGGGCCGGGGAGATCCGCGGCCGCAAGGAGCTGCGGCACTTCGTCCACGTGAACCAGGTCTGGCTGGGCGAGCAGCACGCCCGCGCGGAGACGATCGCGACCACGCGCGTCGGCGGGCGCGCCGTGGTCGAGCTGCTGGCGTGGCTCGGCGGCGACGGGCACGAGGTGGCCTGGCCGGTGGCTGTGGTCGCCGAGTCGGCCAACGAGCGGTCCGTGGTCTTCCGCACCTACTGCAGCCAGTGGCCGGTCGACGGGCACCGGCACCTGCGCCCGCCGATCCTGGCGTCCGCCGACACCCCGCTCGGCGACGTCGTCGGCCACTACCTCGCGGCGCTGGCGGCCGGCGACGCCGACGCGATCGTCGGCACCTTCTCCCCCACCGGCTACCTGCGCGAGCCCATCGGCACGCACACCCAGCACACCGGCCCCGACGAGCTGCGCGAGTTCTTCACGAAGACGTTCGCCGCCGGCGGTGTCCACCTGGAACCGTGCGTGGTCACCGACGACAGCGTGCGCTGCGTCCTCGAGTACAACTGCGTGGCGTGGGGCCGGCACGACGTGGCGCCGCAGGCCGGGGTGTGCGTGTTCGACCGCGGTCCGGACGGGCTGCTCAGCGCGGTCCGCGTGTACGACGACATCGAGGCGCCGGCCGCGTGA